One window of the Candidatus Nanopelagicales bacterium genome contains the following:
- the hypE gene encoding hydrogenase expression/formation protein HypE, protein MSEYLDLENWSCPMPLRDHPHVVMGHGGGGRLSGELVQHLFLPAYGSGDGVLSQLGDAAVVGVGGQRLAFSTDSYVVRPRFFPGGNIGDLAVNGTVNDLAMTGARPLFLSVGMVLEEGLSLDELTRIAATMGEAARRAGVEIVTGDTKVVDAGHGDGLFVNTAGVGVVPDGVDLGPGRVRPGDAVLVSGPIGLHGIAVLSVREGLEFGADVATDSAPLAALVASLLDAGVDVHMMRDPTRGGVAASLNEIATAAGVGVVLTERAVPVPDAVRAACGFLGLDPLYVANEGRLVAFVAREHAERALAVLHADPLGAGAALIGEVTEEHPGVVVARTGIGGTRVVDLPLAEQLPRIC, encoded by the coding sequence GTGAGCGAGTACCTGGACCTGGAGAACTGGTCCTGCCCGATGCCGCTGCGGGACCACCCGCACGTCGTGATGGGCCACGGCGGCGGGGGGCGGCTGTCCGGCGAGCTGGTGCAGCACCTGTTCCTGCCCGCGTACGGCAGCGGCGACGGGGTGCTCTCGCAGCTGGGTGACGCCGCCGTCGTCGGCGTCGGCGGTCAGCGGCTGGCGTTCAGCACCGACTCGTACGTGGTCCGCCCGCGCTTCTTCCCCGGCGGCAACATCGGCGACCTCGCGGTCAACGGCACGGTGAACGACCTGGCGATGACCGGTGCCCGGCCGCTGTTCCTGTCGGTGGGGATGGTGCTGGAGGAGGGGCTGTCCCTGGACGAGCTCACCCGGATCGCGGCGACGATGGGGGAGGCAGCGCGCCGGGCCGGGGTGGAGATCGTCACCGGAGACACCAAGGTGGTGGACGCCGGCCACGGCGACGGGTTGTTCGTCAACACGGCGGGGGTCGGCGTCGTGCCGGACGGGGTGGACCTGGGCCCGGGCCGGGTCCGGCCCGGCGACGCGGTCCTGGTGTCCGGTCCGATCGGGCTGCACGGCATCGCCGTGCTGTCGGTGCGCGAGGGCCTGGAGTTCGGCGCGGACGTGGCCACCGACTCCGCTCCGCTGGCGGCGCTGGTCGCCTCCCTGCTCGACGCCGGCGTGGACGTGCACATGATGCGCGACCCGACCCGCGGCGGGGTCGCCGCGTCGCTGAACGAGATCGCGACCGCCGCCGGCGTCGGAGTGGTCCTCACCGAACGGGCGGTGCCGGTGCCGGACGCGGTCCGGGCGGCGTGCGGCTTCCTCGGCCTGGACCCGCTGTACGTCGCGAACGAGGGCCGACTGGTGGCGTTCGTGGCGCGCGAGCACGCCGAGCGGGCCCTGGCCGTCCTGCACGCCGACCCGCTGGGGGCGGGGGCGGCGCTCATCGGCGAGGTCACCGAGGAGCACCCCGGCGTGGTGGTCGCCCGGACCGGGATCGGCGGCACCCGCGTGGTCGACCTGCCGCTGGCCGAGCAGCTGCCGCGGATCTGCTGA
- the hypD gene encoding hydrogenase formation protein HypD, translating into MKYLDEFADPDLARALLDEITRTVTRPWAVMEVCGGQTHTIIRNGIDQLLPDGVELIHGPGCPVCVTPLEMIDRALEIASRPDVIFCSFGDMLRVPGSSTDLFRVKGAGGDVRIVYSPLDAVRIAQANPDKQVVFFGIGFETTAPANAMTVQMARRLGLDNFSLLVSHVLVPPAITALMESPTRRVQGFLAAGHVCTVMGVSEYEPLVQRYSVPIVVTGFEPLDVLEGIRRVLLQLEQGRAELENAYPRAVQPQGNPAAQAVVRDVFETCDRAWRGIGTIPMSGWRLAPEWVEFDAEKRFDVEGITTEESPLCRSGEVLQGLIKPYECEAFGQQCTPRSPLGAPMVSSEGACAAYYQFRRLAQPAGT; encoded by the coding sequence ATGAAGTACCTCGACGAGTTCGCCGACCCCGACCTGGCCCGCGCCCTGCTGGACGAGATCACCCGCACCGTCACCCGCCCATGGGCGGTGATGGAGGTGTGCGGGGGCCAGACCCACACGATCATCCGCAACGGCATCGACCAGCTGCTGCCCGACGGCGTCGAGCTGATCCACGGCCCCGGCTGCCCGGTCTGCGTGACCCCGCTGGAGATGATCGACCGGGCGCTGGAGATCGCGTCCCGCCCCGACGTCATCTTCTGCTCGTTCGGCGACATGCTGCGCGTCCCCGGCTCCAGCACCGACCTGTTCCGGGTCAAGGGCGCGGGCGGCGACGTGCGGATCGTGTACTCGCCGCTGGACGCCGTGCGCATCGCCCAGGCCAACCCGGACAAGCAGGTGGTCTTCTTCGGCATCGGCTTCGAGACCACGGCGCCCGCGAACGCGATGACCGTGCAAATGGCGCGGCGCCTGGGCCTGGACAACTTCTCCCTGCTCGTCTCGCACGTGCTCGTGCCCCCGGCCATCACCGCGCTGATGGAGTCCCCCACCCGACGGGTGCAGGGCTTCCTCGCCGCGGGGCACGTGTGCACGGTGATGGGCGTGTCGGAGTACGAGCCGCTGGTGCAGCGCTACTCCGTGCCGATCGTGGTCACCGGGTTCGAGCCGCTGGACGTGCTGGAGGGCATCCGCCGGGTCCTGCTGCAGCTGGAGCAGGGCCGCGCCGAGCTGGAGAACGCCTACCCCAGAGCCGTTCAGCCACAGGGGAACCCGGCCGCGCAGGCGGTGGTGCGCGACGTGTTCGAGACCTGCGACCGGGCCTGGCGCGGGATCGGCACGATCCCGATGTCGGGCTGGCGGCTGGCGCCGGAGTGGGTCGAGTTCGACGCGGAGAAGCGCTTCGACGTGGAGGGCATCACCACCGAGGAGTCGCCGCTGTGCCGCTCCGGCGAGGTCCTGCAGGGGCTGATCAAGCCGTACGAGTGCGAGGCGTTCGGCCAGCAGTGCACCCCGCGCTCGCCGCTGGGCGCGCCGATGGTGTCCAGTGAGGGCGCCTGCGCCGCCTACTACCAGTTCCGCCGGCTGGCCCAGCCGGCCGGGACGTGA
- a CDS encoding HypC/HybG/HupF family hydrogenase formation chaperone translates to MCLGVPGRVDEVWEADGTRMATVDFGGVRKEVCLAYVPDVAVGDYTIVHVGFALTKLDEASAKETLELFKSVGLLDEELGVTYDPR, encoded by the coding sequence ATGTGCCTGGGAGTACCCGGACGGGTCGACGAGGTGTGGGAGGCCGACGGGACGCGGATGGCGACCGTCGACTTCGGCGGCGTGCGCAAGGAGGTGTGCCTGGCGTACGTGCCGGACGTGGCCGTCGGGGACTACACGATCGTCCACGTCGGCTTCGCGCTGACGAAGCTCGACGAGGCGTCGGCCAAGGAGACCCTGGAGCTGTTCAAGAGCGTCGGGCTGCTCGACGAGGAGCTCGGCGTCACCTACGACCCGCGGTAG